The Styela clava chromosome 10, kaStyClav1.hap1.2, whole genome shotgun sequence genome window below encodes:
- the LOC120333559 gene encoding lactadherin-like, with product MKITLAFSVVIFLQLASCHMPTVYEFCSHVVANGDTSQLTCDSSQCQGRPGKRGSQGPRGLTGAKGQKGEQGTAENLEDRIRELESSLAKTSRIIEALPKSAYCFMGMRSRDIPDSAITASSVYDGNHNAYDGRLDNRKKTGDVAAWTVRHNRKGEWLQVDFGRPKLVGGIITQGRLYARAWVTSFAISCGLSTSSLTTIQEHGAQKIFTGNSDMETKKINMFPKPITCRYIRVHPETWQGHICMRVEFIKGMCYDLYT from the exons ATGAAGATTACTTTAGCGTTTAGCGTTGTTATTTTCCTACAGTTAGCCAGCTGTCACATGCCAACAGTGTATGAATTCTGCTCGCATGTTGTAGCAAATGGGGACACGAGTCAGCTGACTTGTGATTCCAGCCAATGTCAAGGCAGACCTGGTAAACGCGGATCACAAGGACCAAGAGGATTAACAGGAGCAAAAGGTCAAAAAGGCGAACAAGGAACTGCCGAGAATCTGGAAGACAGAATTAGAGAACTTGAAA GTTCGCTTGCAAAGACAAGTCGGATTATTGAGGCTTTACCAAAGA GTGCATATTGTTTCATGGGAATGAGAAGCAGAGATATACCAGACTCAGCTATTACAGCTTCATCGGTATACGACGGAAATCATAATGCGTATGATGGAAGGCTTgataacagaaaaaaaacagGAGATGTAGCAGCATGGACGGTCCGGCATA ATCGAAAGGGCGAATGGCTTCAAGTAGACTTCGGAAGACCGAAACTAGTTGGTGGAATAATTACCCAAGGAAGACTGTATGCTAGGGCATGGGTAACGTCTTTCGCGATTTCTTGTGGTCTCAGCACTAGTTCTCTGACTACCATCCAAGAGCATGGAGCACAAAAG atatttaCAGGTAACTCTGACATGGAAACCAAAAAGATCAACATGTTTCCAAAACCAATCACTTGTCGATATATTCGGGTTCACCCTGAAACTTGGCAGGGTCACATCTGTATGAGGGTCGAATTTATCAAGGGAATGTGCTATGATTTGTACACATAA